AAAGCGCTTAAGGGTTTGGTTTGCCTGGCAGCAATAAATGCTCCTCAAAATGCAAAACAGCACGGCAAATACTAACtactgaggaaataaaaaggaatctAAAACTGCTCTGTGTGCAAGTTGGCTTAGAATATATTACGGTTTGAAGTGCTCCCCTAACTTACGCTAATTATAGTTTAgcaaacatttttgaagaaactCTTTGTGATTTGTTTGCTGTGTGTCGTTTGGGGTTTTGTGTCTCATGGGTTTTTGTGTATGATGGCATGTTTTGCAGACTTGCACTTTGTGGGGGTAATTTCAcaatctctccttttttctctcaccAGGTTTGTTTTGGGTGcggaaaagtaacaaaaaaaaaaaaacacacaaaggaaaGTCAACAATGGAAAAACACCGTGGAAGTTGTGTCGTGATAGTTGGATCATTTCTGTGCCCGAAACACCAGCAAATTCACTGAGTTATGGGTCTGGATTCATGTGCAAGGACCCAAAATGCCCCTGAAAAACATCCCCATGCGGCATTTCACACTGACCTTCTCTTACCACATGAAACACCACCGAAACAGAGCAGGTTGCATCCAGGAACTGAGGCATATTTCGGTTTTCTTACTCAGTTTATGTGCAGTCAGTGACATTTTCCCTTGAGTAACGCTGCAGATTCTTAGCCTGAAGTCCATTTGACACAGTTAAATCTTTGGCCCTTACTATATTGGAGCTTCTACCAAGCTGGATGTCAGAGACCTTTTTGATTCACCTTCTGGTAGTCTCTACAGGGAACAAAAAAGGAACAGTAGCACATTTCAGCCTGGTGAGATCCACCTCATTCAAGAAGCGACAGCTAAAAGTTGGGTGACTCTGCCAGACACGTCCTTGACACTCGATGGAGAGCCACCTCCAAGACAAACAGCCCCTGGGTCCGTGCTCAGGGGAGCTGGGGTGATTCACCATCCGCAGGCGCTGGTCTTTCTCCATCAACAGAGGAAGTCTTAATGAGTAGATTAGAGTGGACACCAGGGATGGCTTTGACTCACATTGGCAAGGTgaatctctccctctctcctaaTCACCAGCCCCAGGAGGTGAGACAGTCAACCTATCTGCCAACCATCTCGGGGCCTTCTCCACACCGACATTTGGAAAGTCAAAACAATAGGGCTCTTTCAGCTCTTTGAGAGCAAATTGTTTGGGAGAAAAATAGACATTATAGTGCCAACAACTAAATGCCCTCAGCCTTTCCTAACTGAAGGGGAGCAACGCGTGGAGAAGTCTGCGTGTTCTGCACACACCATGACAGTATCTGGAGACACCCACTAGCTCTGTTCCCTCATCCTCATTAACCCCCTCCCAAAACATTGCAGGCAGTGCAAATCATGAAAACATGCTAAACCTCCTTAAAACATTAAACTTTCTAATGTTACGTTCTTAAAAAGAAGACATGCGCACCGAAACCATAGGACGTGACTGCAGCACCGAGACTCACGAGGCTATTAATTGAACGTGTAATTGTGAGTTTGAGGGGCTGGTGGTATAAATTAGTTGTGTAAACTGATAGTTTTGCCCTATACAAATGGGATAATTCAACGTATTTACAGCATGACTTTCAGATTATACCTTTGTTTATAGTATTTTAGGCTCACAGTTCATACTGGGTTGCCAGCACAGTTGGCAGTATCAGCTGAAACAAATATTAAAGACTTCAAGCTAAAGCTTGTAACTTCCCAGATCCTTTAAGTTCTAAACAAAGATTTATCAGAAGCAAAATGCATATTTGAACCCAAAGATGAGTACAAAAGGCAGTTGTTATGAACTCTATATAGGGAAACTGCATCGCGGACCAGAAGCCAGACTGAAGGCTGGTGTGCCAGCGCTGCCTTTCTGCACCCCATAATACACGTCGGCGGCGTGGGAGACACCTGGAACGTCCCAGAGACGGCAATTAAACATCTATGAACCAACCCTactccagcagccccaggtccAAAACGCTGTACCAGAGCCACTGGCTTCCTGAGAGGTAAGGCGTTGGGGGCGTAAATTATCCAGTGTTGGGTAAAATTTCTATGTTAGCCAAATCCCTCTTGTTGCTCCCGAATCCCAGGGAGAAGGCACCTATGCAGAAGGGTCACTTAATGTCTTTCAGGCCTTTCTGAGGAATGACGAGTGTTTTGCCTGTTGGTACATAAGACCTCAAGAATTGGCAATTATTTATTGTGAGTACGGACGTGGGAAATGGGAGAGTATTCTCAAACAAAATTGGCACCTTTTtgactcaaaaaagaaaaaaaaggaggggaaggactgaagaagcaaaaaaggaaaatattttgatgagGGGTTTGTTGAGTCATTTTGACAACTTGCAATCTGTCCCTTTGTCAGCATTCTTCTCCCTGAATGTGCTGCTGAAAATGGAATTCATTATAAGAACATGTGAAGTTCGCTAATTTGTTTGTTGCCTCTGGAGATGAATCCGAACTAgttcttaaaatatgttttatgcgATAGTCTCAAAGAGCTGTGCTCCGTCTCTGTAATTATCCGCAGCCATAGAAAACTCATTGCATTTAGATAGGACAATAGCAATAACCTCCCTGGGCTAACACCACTCGATAGATGTAAGATTGGGTCATAACacatatttttatacacacagtTTCTTGGGCTGTGTAGACTCCTGTCCACGTCATTCATGAGACATTAAAGAATTTATTTGCTTAGTGCAGCCTGGTTCCCTTGTATCCTAAAGCCAGCGTTGTCCGAGGGAATTCAATGTAGTAATGTATTTTTACCTCTCATTAGCCTACATCTGCTCTATGTTAGAAGTTgaggctgggattttcaaaggatgTTCCTCATAAAATTCATCAAACACCGGGCCTGGGTACACCTTCCTCCCTACTTCAGCCATCAAACTGGCCATGTATTCTAATTTCCTCTTTGAGACTCCCTCTGTGGCTAATGGAAGGAGATAGGCATCTCCAGACGGTGACTCATCGCATCCGAAAATAGGcagctaaggcaggtgggaggaaTCCACCTCTGGAGGGACTCACCTCGCTTCTTATTGACTACCAGAGGCAGTCTAGACAACCAGACAACTAGACCAGGCGCCCCACTTCTGGCTGGTTAAAGTCAGGTGAAATTAGTCCCACCCTTTGGGCGCCAAATTTCTTTAGCGCCTTTGAAGTCTTAATGAGAGTACACAACATCACACGCCCTCCAGATTCGCTCGGTTCCTGCTGCCTGCGTACCTCATATCTCCATGCCGTGATTTGCGCCTGTAAAGCTGAGGCTGGCAACAAAGCAAAGGATTGGGTTTGATCTTTTTCATGTCGATGCCTTCCTCCCACAGAATTGCACAGTGGAAATGAATGCGGGATGTATGGGAATCAGGGCTCCTGAATGGGATGGCATCGCACTGCCTGTGAAAGCAAAaagattagaaaaggaaaaaacaatattGCAGCTGTTATGAGGGCAGAGCAATTTCCCTATAAATCTACTGGAGCCCTTATCCCTTCCAGTTGAAGCCGTTTTCTTGGGCAGAAGAGGTTCTCTGAGCCATAGAAGGAAGGAATTGCCCATGGAAGGTGATCGGGTCCTCCTAGTTCAGCTGGCAGGAGATAAACTTGTCCTTTTGTTATGTTAAAGCCCTGGTGCCCAAGCCCATGTTTGGTTTGATTTATGCAGCTTTGGGACGTACTGCGGAACTTCTGACAGGACACCCAGCTGGTTCCTGCCGTGCTGATGTGCAGGGAGGCTGGCCACAGGTTTACCATAAAGCACTTGCTAAATTAACTTATCCGATCTTGAAATGGTGACGGGGGGGTCGGAGGTGAGAAACCAACCCTGACTCTGTGTCATTTCCCTGACTTATTCTTCTCTTGCATAAAAAGTGACAGGATCGTCTGTTTCAATGGAACACCGGAACCTTTATGAGATACTTAAACCCCTCGTAATGAATATTTATGGCTGCTCAATCGTTCTTTTCTTGTCGAatctttcttgtggttttcttcATTAGAGATTGtgcctgttttcttttgtgcTCCTCATGTTTGATTGAGAAATAGCTTCCTATCACATGAGAattacgggggggggggagggagagttCTTCCAGTTCTGAATCGCAATAATTGCTTCCCATAGGAAAGACCTTCCCTTTGGATTCTGCTTTTCTAAAACTCGTATCTGTCCAGCTTGCCTCTGTATGGCTCCATTCTTTGCTCTACTCGTAGGCTTTCATGAGCTTAATCGCAAAACACTGCAGTCCTTTGTGGTTGATTTATGTTACTTATttgttggcttcttttttttaatctgctcaAATGTACAATAAAATATCTCCCTTTGATCTGTTTTGAAATCCTAAACTGGTAGTTGTAAGATTTCTAAAATTATGCTGAAAAAAGCAACCAAGCACAttcctgagttgtttttttttttccctataatgaCCCTATTGCAGCAGATTTCGAAGCGGTGTAAAACGTGTTTTGTTGTCACACCTCTGTGGTAGACGtgctataaaaatgcaaagagaCTGAGCTGACGTCTCTCTGAATCTTCAGACACCCATTGAATAGCGTTGGGTGGGAGCCCAGTTTGGTGCAAATCTGCAtaaataatctgaatttaaaaggcTCCCAGAATTTACACCAATGAAAGACTGGATCTGCGTGAGACTttctgggcagctctgccacctcTGCTTAATTGGTAAGACTTCTATTCGGCAGATATGTCTTGTCCAATTTGGGAACAGGGCACTTCTTGGCAAACACTGAAAACCAAGTGGCAACACTCTTGGTTTGTTCTCTGTGCAATTTATTGGAAAAAGCGCAAAAAGTTTAAAGTTCTTGAGTCATCAAGATAGAAGTGAGGGTGCTGTAATTTATGCGTATGTCAGGACACTAAGCAAGGAAGTTAATAGGAATACAAGCGACGTAATTATCCTTTGCTGACTACAGAAGgtgaaatgtggggttttttaattgagATTTCCTTTATGACTTGCCTTCCTGCACAGGGGTGACCAAACTGCTCCGAGACGGCGAACAAAGGACATCGCTGGAGTCCTGCCCCTCCTCTGCATGGCCCCGTGCGTCTCACCACTGCGACTCCACTGACTTGCCTAAAATTACATCAGGTGGACTTTGATGAAACGGTGAGTCCCGGAGAGCTCATTTCCAGAAACACTTCCCAGAGCACTCCAGGGAAAGGCTTCTCAATTAAATATCACAACTTGTTCCATAGATAGCAAAGGCttaatcaggagaaaaaaaaaaaaaaggcggctgGTGGGAAGCAGGAACTGAGTGATAACAAGATAAGTTCCCCAACACAAGCACCAGCCCtttaaagaaacagcagaaatcaaaAGGAATATGATTTAAGTGTCCCTTTTTTGATGTGAGCCTGGTGGAGTTTCTCTGATGTGGTTTCACGATGCTACATCGTGCTTGTACTCAATATGGCTCTTCCTTGTGTGCAAGGTGGAGTTGAGGATATTTTTACCACTGAAAGCGGAGCAGGGCTTTCATTTTTCTACTTTAGGTCTTACGTCCTGGTTATCCCAACTCTCACAGCTGTAGTTTAGATCTGGGTGTTCCCGGGGCACGGAGGTCCAGTGGAAATCCTCACCCCTGGCCAACACGTGCCTTGTGGGTGAGCTGAGGACCTCGTGCTCTTGGtggctctgcagctccctgcactCCTACTGCAGAGTCCACCACTGCCCAGAGGGGCTGAGCTCTGGCACGAAGGgcccccatctccagccataagtctggggatgcagctgggagcACCAGGGATGTACTGCCTGCCTTCAGAGCTGGCAGCGCTTCTGGAGGCGAATCCTCTGTGGCCGGCACCAGCGTCTTCGGGTAGGGATGCTCCACCAGCGCTACAGGAGGACCTGCGTCTTCTGGACCGTCTACCAGCTCCACACCCCGGGTTGGCTGCACAGGTAGTGATGGCGTTGCAAGCGGTGGTGATCGCTGTCATGGGGAAAGGCAAGCTGAAGCACTCATGGGGAGGAcacagccttcctcctcccctgcaaaCCAGAACAGGATTGTCTAAGGtcataaggaaaacagaaaagcttgaGCTTACTTACACACTTTCACAGGGCTCCCAAGGCATATCCTGAAGGAGAAGAAGGTCACAGGGTTAGCCACCATGTAACTAGTGTTTCTAGCATTTTCCAGCCTCCCTGTCTCTGCCAAAGAGTCCCAAGGACTGAACAGTGCCCACACATGGTCATGGTGGTACCCACCTGCTCTCCTCACCCTCCAGTAGAGTCTTATACGTCGCAATCTCGATATCCAGGGCCAGCTTGACATTCAGCAGCTCCTGGTAACCCCGCAGCATGCGAGCCAGCTCGTCCTTGGCCTTCTGGAGGGCATTCTGCAGCTCAGCGTGCTTCTCCCGGGCATCTTTCAGGGCACAGTCCCCGCGCTGCTCAGTATCACACACCGATGTTTGCAGAGAGGACACCTGCCAGGGGAGACACAAGAAGTCCTTACTTTCCCTGCCCTCTTTCTTGCCACACTCACCTTTGAAGGAGAAATCCTCACTTCTTTTGAAAGTGCCAAGTTGGGAAGTATTGAGGTTGTTTTTAGGAAAGCCAAACGTTTCCAAAATCAGATGTCAACTCTGAAGTAGTACAGAAAGGCTGGACTTGTCCCTGCACTGCCAGACTGTGTTTAAGTCTTGTTTCGAGGATACCAATGCTTTGTTCTAATTGTAACTAATAATTAAGGTTTTCCTTTACTTCCCGTTATAAACTCTATAATGAATTAGATGGTCTGAAAATTATACCAGTTTCTATGGGTGCTGAATTACTGGTGAGTCATAATTCTACCCTACTTATTGGATGCTTTGAACCTGTGTCAGAAGCATTGTCTTCTGCCAGAATTCTCGCTGGAGCAATTTTAGCAATTTTCCGAGTGGCTGTAGCTGATCCAACTATCTAATTTGGTGCAATTAGTTCTTTGCAATAATCAAAATGATCCAACAGAAAATAGGCCAGCAGATAATCCTTCTTCCCTGCTCAGCACTGGTAGGATCTTCTCTAGACCAATGGAGCCAGTGTGAGGCAATGCTCTTTGCTAAAGACGAAAGAAATGTAGAAAACGTGACCTGGGATCTCACATCTGGGATCTAGTGAGTAAATATGGTCCATCATACCTGCTTCTTCACATTTTCAAGGTCACACTGTCTTCTCTGGATCGCAAAACCCAGCTCTTCAGTCTCTTGCTGGTGGGACTTCAGTTCATTGCAACATCTCCCCTTTGCCTCCTCAAGCTCTTGGAACTGGTGGTAAGGAAGGAGAGAGGTGGCAATGAATACTGGTAGCGTAGGCAGTATAGGAGCCTTGAGTCTGTTTCCAGAGTGAATTAAACTAGGTTTAGAAAAGTCCTCATGACTTTGCAGCTCCTGAGGCTTCCAGCAGCAAATGGAGCTTCCCTCCTGTAGCTTCCGTTGTTCAACTTGCCTACAACCTCCCCGTTCTCCACGGGACTGAGTCCTGTCCCATTGTGCTGTATCTGTTCTGGGGATGTTCTCCTGACTTCGACACTCAAGGAGTTTTGCAGAATGGAAAATTAGGTCCACAAATTACATAGtgaagccagaaggaaaaaatcaccACCTTTGCACTACTACTTTTGACAGTGAGAGAATTAAGGCTACATCGCTGGATGCTACAACTTACCCTGGTTCTGTACAAGGCatccagctctgctttgcttttctgagcTACATCCTCGTACCAGCACGCAACGCTCCTGAGGACACCCTCCATTTCCAGGCCTCGGCTGTTGTCCATCTTCACGATGACAGAGGTGTCACAGGGACCTCCCTCCAGCTCAGCGATTTCCTAAAAGCCATGTGAAGTGGCAATAAGCTGTCAGGATGTCTCAGTCCCGTCCCTGGCGTTCTTATCTCACACTCCAGTGGCAGTAACACCACCACGGAGTGTCTGACCTGAGCCACAACTCAGGAGTTGAGACTAGATTTGGTCACACATGCAGCttgaggatttggggttttttgagatcTCAAAGTCTTCCCTATCTGGGatccccggggggcggggggatgcctACCAAAGGGAGCCTAATGGATTGGTTTAATCAGGCCTAAATCACCATAGACAAGGAGCGGATGGTAGGAATACCTGCCATCAAACAAGGTTGGGACAGGGGCATCCATACCTgagcagaaacacatttcagGAACTCTGTCTCCTGCTTTAGGGTTTccacctttgcttccagctctGCCTTGGCCAAATAGACACAGTCTGCATCCTAAAAGAGTTTCCAGGCATTTAGAAGTCAAAATGGTGCCTAGGCGGAGACCTAAGGCAATTTCATCATATTTTTAGAGTAAGAAATTTTGTTTAGGAAATGTAATTGGGAAGCTCAGATGTCCCCTGAACAGAAACAGCTGAAGGGTCCCAAAGGCATATAAAATAGTGCTGAGTTCTTGCTTGAAAAACATCATGACTTGGGCATTAGGACAAGCAAGCTGTCAGGTTAGAATGGACAGAGGTTTCATGCTCTCTGGCAATACTCTGTGACATGTTTTTCCATACTTGGCCAATGACTTTTAACATTCTCAAGACCTAGCCCTTGCCTTGCAAGGAGCAGATCAGAGGGAAGTCCTTGGATCTCCGCATCCAACCCTTCCGTTAATACAAATTCCTTACCTTCTTCAGTAGCACGAACTCGTTCTCGGCAGCTGTGTGTCTGTTCCCTTCCTGCTGGTATCTGttggggaagagaagagctgaGTTGTTGGGTCGTTCTGAGACTGGAGACCTTGTTTGTTGGTATTTAGGGGTCAGGGCGCTTTTGGATCTCAGCCTTTTTTTAGAGAGAAGTCTATTTATATGGACAAAAATAAAAGTCCATTAGAGAAGCTGTTTGAGCTCACCGCCCTGTGGGTGGTTTCTGCTCACTCACTTGCATCTGAACTCTTCAACAAGCTTCTCCGTGTCGATCAACTCAGGCTCCATCTGCCCCTTCTTGTGCAGCAATGAGTCCAGCCGCCTCTGCAGGCTGCAGATGAAGTTGTCGAAGATGTGCTTGATGTTCTTACGGGATGGCAGGACCTGCTTTTGGAGTAGGTCCCATTTGGTGGCCAACACCCTGTTCTGCTGCTCCAGATGCTGGACCTGCATTCAGAAAGCAAAGCCACCTTCTTCAGACACGTGCATTGTACCGGGACCAGACGAATGCGGGGTCAACAAGGCATCTGCTCTTCTGAGTCAGTGCTCCAGGGGCTTGTTGTGGTTTGAAGGCAATGAGAGGACAAAAGGGGGGCATTGCCATCTTCATAATCCTATAATCCTACATCTGGACATGCTGTTCTCCAATTCTCCAAGGAAGCCCTAGACAGCACGGCCTTTGTGTCAGCTACAGAAATGGAActggggggtggaactggatgatcttcaaggtcctttccaacccaaatcattctgtgattctatgatcaaatCACATAAGCACATAAACCAgattaaaataacattatcaGCTTGACCTGCACTTGCAGCCCATGGTACTGGAGCCACACATGCTAAAACGAGCACAAGGCTCATGTAATAGGATGAGAGAAGGAGAGGAATCAAAGACCTGAGCGCAAAAAGGTTTCCTTCACACTTAAATCTCATCATTCCTTTAAGCCTTGTCTCAGCTCTCACCTTGTCAATCAAAGAGGCAAACTGGTTATTGAGGCTCTTCATctgctctctctcctgctttcGGATGTGCTGGATTTCAGGGTCGATCTTCACCTCGAGAGGCTGCAGCAGGCTCTCATTCACGAGCACGGCACGAATACCTTcacttctgcagctcctgccgtGGAAGCCTAACCCAGGACTCCCACCTTCACTGTTGGCATGGAcgcccctgcacccccagcctccccacacCCCTTGTGCGAGGCTTCGGCCAGAAGAAATGCATTGACACCCATCTGTGTTTTGGGGGCTTTGGCTGCTGTGGCTCCAGGCTCCGTAACCTCTTCCAAATAGTGCCGCAGAGGGGAAGGCGCTGGTCCGGCAGCGGCTCATGCTGCTCACAGCAGAAGATGACGAGAAGAACTTTCTTCCATGAAACGACCTCCCAGCTGACAGCTGCTGGCTCATGCTGGCAGAGGTGATggagggaggatgctggaggACAGCAGAGGATGCAGCTCAAAACGGGTCCTCTCTGCTCCGACACCCCTGAGCACCTCCTTTATACACACCTCAGAAGTGGGGCTTGGTTGACGCAGATGaataatttggggttttcttggggTTTGCCTTGCCTGGCAGCAATTTGTAGgtttaaatatgcaaaataatgcaTAACACTGAACATTTGTGAAATCCTAtggaatttcagtgtttttaaattgctttgtttgCATGCTCAGCTTGGAGGATCCCATGGGCTGGGTTTTGTGAGGAGTCTTCTTTGGTTTGAGTTTGTCCTCCTTCCTTATATTAATTACAGTTTAGCAAATGGCCTTAAGAGTATCTCCCTCTGTCAAGGACACGCTGTAAAGGAATGTTCTGTTGAACAGCAAATTGTAAGTGATTTTTGCAGTATCTGTTCTTTTCACACTCGCTCCCTTCACAAAGGATGGTGTGAGTCCATGAGGTACAGCCAAAGGCAGCCCAGAGCTTGGAAGCTGGGAACCACAGTGTGGACCAGACATGCAAATTTTGTCGCCGTGGTAcaagaatgcaaaatatttcttttttataaatagcCCTCCACACACCATCCCCAGTTAAAGACCACAGCTGATGGGAGGGACTCATCTCTTCTAACTTTTGATGCTAGGTCTGCTGAGAGCCAAGCATGTCTGAGCTAGTGCTCCCCAGAGAGCCTTGTTCTTCTCCACTGAGtccaagaaagtctaaagtcatcaaatcacagaatggtttgggtgggaaggaaccttaaagcccacccagggccaccccctgctctgggcagggacacctcccaccagcccaggttgctccaagccccgtccaacctggccttgagcccctccagggatggggcagccacagcttctctgggcaacctgggccaggggctcaccaccctcacagcaaaggatttcttcctcagatctcatctcaatctcccctctgtcagtgtaaaacccttccccctcgtcccatggctcccctccctgctccagagtccctccccagctttcctggagccccttgagggactggaaggggctccaaggtctccgcggagccttctcttctccaggctgaacccccccaggtctctcagcctgtccccacagcagaggggctccagccctctgaccagcTCAGACCTGGATGCCCAGCTTTTAGAGGAATAAATTAGTGTAGCTGTATCTTCTTGTCAAGATTTTGGCTTTGATTGTGTAGAACACATCAAACAATGAGACTTGTGTGGAGAAGACAATAAATA
The window above is part of the Chroicocephalus ridibundus chromosome 24, bChrRid1.1, whole genome shotgun sequence genome. Proteins encoded here:
- the LOC134526751 gene encoding keratin, type II cytoskeletal 7-like; the encoded protein is MGADRALAAVGPSVVEAQGTEEEEALAVEAPLLEGAKALVDGGPAQAAQAPPVEEEEEAQHPPSITSASMSQQLSAGRSFHGRKFFSSSSAVSSMSRCRTSAFPSAALFGRGYGAWSHSSQSPQNTDGCQCISSGRSLAQGVWGGWGCRGVHANSEGGSPGLGFHGRSCRSEGIRAVLVNESLLQPLEVKIDPEIQHIRKQEREQMKSLNNQFASLIDKVQHLEQQNRVLATKWDLLQKQVLPSRKNIKHIFDNFICSLQRRLDSLLHKKGQMEPELIDTEKLVEEFRCKYQQEGNRHTAAENEFVLLKKDADCVYLAKAELEAKVETLKQETEFLKCVSAQEIAELEGGPCDTSVIVKMDNSRGLEMEGVLRSVACWYEDVAQKSKAELDALYRTRFQELEEAKGRCCNELKSHQQETEELGFAIQRRQCDLENVKKQVSSLQTSVCDTEQRGDCALKDAREKHAELQNALQKAKDELARMLRGYQELLNVKLALDIEIATYKTLLEGEESRICLGSPVKVCK